One Chlamydiales bacterium genomic window, AATTTAGAGGTTTTCCGAAAACACAAGCTGTCTTACCTAAAAATTTAGGGAAACGGCGTTTGGTATTCCAAATTCCATATGTTCCTGCAGTATACACAGGGATCACTTGACAATTTGTTCTATAGACCAGCATTCCTACCCCAAGTTGTCCTATTTGTAGTTCTCCATCATTGGCCCGTTTTCCTTCAGGGAAAAGCACGACTTTATTCCCTTTTTGGATCAGATCTAGAGCTTTTTTAAATGCAGAGGAGTTTCCTTGTCCTCTCTTAACAGGATGACAATTAAGTTTACGAATTAAAAAACCAAAAAATCGGGAACGAAAAAGAGTATCTCGACCCAAAAAATGGATGACACCCGGACAAGAGATTCCAATCAAAGGGGGGTCTAAAAACGAAGTGTGATTCGAACAAATCATCCCTCCTCCAATAGGAAAGTACGCTTTTCCATAAATTCGATGACAATAAAATAAGCGCGCATAGACTTTGACAAGAAAAATTGCAATTAAACGAATCATATCTGAATCAAAGCTATTAAACGCTCTATGACTTGTTCTATAGTTAAATCAGAGGTGTCAACTAGATGAGCACCTTCTGCTCGCATCAAAGGAGATACTTTCCGTGTTGAGTCAAAGTAATCTCGTTGTAACAAATCTTGCATAGTCTTCTTTTCATTAATTAAACTATTTTTTGCTTTTAGTTCGAGATATCTTCTTTCAGCACGTACTGAAGGACGTGCTGTGAGAAATATTTTTACTTCAGCTTCTGGAAAAACCACTGTCCCCATATCACGCCCTTCAAAAATTACTTTTTTACCGATACTAAAGTCACGTTGTAATCTTAGCAAGGCCTCGCGCACTAGTGGATTAGCTGCAATCTCAGAGACATATTGAGTCACCATACAAGATCGGATCTCATCAGTCACATTTTTT contains:
- a CDS encoding lysophospholipid acyltransferase family protein → MIRLIAIFLVKVYARLFYCHRIYGKAYFPIGGGMICSNHTSFLDPPLIGISCPGVIHFLGRDTLFRSRFFGFLIRKLNCHPVKRGQGNSSAFKKALDLIQKGNKVVLFPEGKRANDGELQIGQLGVGMLVYRTNCQVIPVYTAGTYGIWNTKRRFPKFLGKTACVFGKPLNFADLITLDKKEAQTKITERIMAKIGDLRDWYRKGAVGSPP
- the cmk gene encoding (d)CMP kinase — its product is MIVTIDGPAGTGKTTIARRLADQLGYDYFDTGAMYRAVTYKILHDKIDFKNPHQLTAFLDTFQFQISSDKDKKTYFVGIKNVTDEIRSCMVTQYVSEIAANPLVREALLRLQRDFSIGKKVIFEGRDMGTVVFPEAEVKIFLTARPSVRAERRYLELKAKNSLINEKKTMQDLLQRDYFDSTRKVSPLMRAEGAHLVDTSDLTIEQVIERLIALIQI